One Pseudopipra pipra isolate bDixPip1 chromosome 28, bDixPip1.hap1, whole genome shotgun sequence genomic region harbors:
- the EGR3 gene encoding early growth response protein 3 isoform X1 — protein sequence MTGKLLEKLPGTMNTLMNQLPDNLYPEEIPNSLNIFSSTSDSVAHYNQMAADNVMDIGLANEKAGQELSSYSGTFQPAPGNKTVTYLGKFAFDSPSNWCQDNIISLMSAGILGVPPSSGALTSTQSSAGSMGPPQGEVDQMYPALPPYSSCSDLYPEPVSFHDPQSNPGLTYSPQDYQAAKPALDSNLFPMIPDYNLYHHPNDMGTITEHKPFQSLDPIRVNPPPITPLETIKAFKDKQIHPGFGGLPQPPLTLKPIRPRKYPNRPSKTPLHERPHACPAEGCDRRFSRSDELTRHLRIHTGHKPFQCRICMRSFSRSDHLTTHIRTHTGEKPFACEFCGRKFARSDERKRHAKIHLKQKEKKAEKGSGGQPPAAPPAAAAATTSPPVALAPAVTTCA from the exons ATGACAGGCAAACTACTGGAGAAGCTGCCGGGGACCATGAACACTTTGATGAACCAATTGCCTGACAATCTGTACCCAGAGGAGATCCCCAACTCTTTGAATATCTTCTCCAGCACCAGCGACTCGGTGGCTCACTACAACCAGATGGCTGCAG ATAATGTTATGGACATTGGCTTAGCGAACGAAAAGGCCGGTCAGGAATTGTCCTCCTACTCGGGCACTTTTCAACCCGCCCCGGGCAACAAGACTGTCACCTACCTGGGGAAATTCGCTTTCGACTCGCCCTCCAACTGGTGCCAGGACAACATCATCAGCCTGATGAGCGCCGGCATCCTGGGGGTGCCGCCGTCCTCGGGCGCGCTCACCAGCACGCAGAGCTCGGCGGGCAGCATGGGGCCGCCGCAGGGCGAGGTGGACCAGATGTACCCCGCGCTGCCGCCCTACTCCTCCTGCAGTGACCTCTACCCAGAGCCCGTCTCCTTCCACGACCCCCAGAGCAACCCCGGCCTCACCTACTCCCCCCAGGATTACCAGGCGGCCAAGCCCGCCTTGGACAGCAACCTCTTCCCCATGATCCCAGACTATAACCTCTACCACCACCCCAACGACATGGGCACCATCACGGAGCACAAACCCTTCCAGAGCTTGGACCCCATCCGCGTCAACCCGCCCCCCATCACCCCGCTGGAGACCATCAAGGCCTTCAAGGACAAGCAGATCCACCCGGGTTTCGGGGGGCTGCCGCAGCCGCCCCTCACCCTCAAGCCCATCCGACCCCGCAAGTACCCCAACCGGCCCAGCAAGACGCCGCTCCACGAGCGGCCCCACGCCTGCCCCGCCGAGGGCTGCGACCGCCGCTTCTCCCGCTCCGACGAGCTCACCCGCCACCTCCGCATCCACACGGGCCACAAGCCCTTCCAGTGCCGCATCTGCATGCGGAGCTTCAGCCGCAGCGACCACCTCACCACCCACATCCGCACCCACACCGGCGAGAAGCCCTTCGCCTGCGAGTTCTGCGGCCGCAAGTTCGCCCGCTCCGACGAGCGCAAGCGGCACGCCAAGATCCACCTCaagcagaaggagaagaaggcCGAGAAGGGCTCGGGCGGGCAgccccccgccgcgccccccgccgccgccgccgccaccacCTCGCCCCCCGTCGCCCTCGCCCCCGCCGTCACCACGTGCGCTTGA
- the EGR3 gene encoding early growth response protein 3 isoform X2 → MDIGLANEKAGQELSSYSGTFQPAPGNKTVTYLGKFAFDSPSNWCQDNIISLMSAGILGVPPSSGALTSTQSSAGSMGPPQGEVDQMYPALPPYSSCSDLYPEPVSFHDPQSNPGLTYSPQDYQAAKPALDSNLFPMIPDYNLYHHPNDMGTITEHKPFQSLDPIRVNPPPITPLETIKAFKDKQIHPGFGGLPQPPLTLKPIRPRKYPNRPSKTPLHERPHACPAEGCDRRFSRSDELTRHLRIHTGHKPFQCRICMRSFSRSDHLTTHIRTHTGEKPFACEFCGRKFARSDERKRHAKIHLKQKEKKAEKGSGGQPPAAPPAAAAATTSPPVALAPAVTTCA, encoded by the coding sequence ATGGACATTGGCTTAGCGAACGAAAAGGCCGGTCAGGAATTGTCCTCCTACTCGGGCACTTTTCAACCCGCCCCGGGCAACAAGACTGTCACCTACCTGGGGAAATTCGCTTTCGACTCGCCCTCCAACTGGTGCCAGGACAACATCATCAGCCTGATGAGCGCCGGCATCCTGGGGGTGCCGCCGTCCTCGGGCGCGCTCACCAGCACGCAGAGCTCGGCGGGCAGCATGGGGCCGCCGCAGGGCGAGGTGGACCAGATGTACCCCGCGCTGCCGCCCTACTCCTCCTGCAGTGACCTCTACCCAGAGCCCGTCTCCTTCCACGACCCCCAGAGCAACCCCGGCCTCACCTACTCCCCCCAGGATTACCAGGCGGCCAAGCCCGCCTTGGACAGCAACCTCTTCCCCATGATCCCAGACTATAACCTCTACCACCACCCCAACGACATGGGCACCATCACGGAGCACAAACCCTTCCAGAGCTTGGACCCCATCCGCGTCAACCCGCCCCCCATCACCCCGCTGGAGACCATCAAGGCCTTCAAGGACAAGCAGATCCACCCGGGTTTCGGGGGGCTGCCGCAGCCGCCCCTCACCCTCAAGCCCATCCGACCCCGCAAGTACCCCAACCGGCCCAGCAAGACGCCGCTCCACGAGCGGCCCCACGCCTGCCCCGCCGAGGGCTGCGACCGCCGCTTCTCCCGCTCCGACGAGCTCACCCGCCACCTCCGCATCCACACGGGCCACAAGCCCTTCCAGTGCCGCATCTGCATGCGGAGCTTCAGCCGCAGCGACCACCTCACCACCCACATCCGCACCCACACCGGCGAGAAGCCCTTCGCCTGCGAGTTCTGCGGCCGCAAGTTCGCCCGCTCCGACGAGCGCAAGCGGCACGCCAAGATCCACCTCaagcagaaggagaagaaggcCGAGAAGGGCTCGGGCGGGCAgccccccgccgcgccccccgccgccgccgccgccaccacCTCGCCCCCCGTCGCCCTCGCCCCCGCCGTCACCACGTGCGCTTGA